Proteins from a single region of Bdellovibrio bacteriovorus HD100:
- the dnaX gene encoding DNA polymerase III subunit gamma/tau, producing MSYQVIARKWRPQSFTDVVGQNHITQTLSNALKNGRLPHALLFTGPRGTGKTSSARILAKALRCPNAQNFVPCNDCYSCNEIAGGSSIDVIEIDGASNNGVDAIRELRDTVAFMPSSGKYKIYIIDEVHMLSTSAFNALLKTLEEPPAHVVFIMATTEVHKIPQTILSRCQRFDFRRISTRSITERLKLICDREGVTADDEALWVVARQGDGSMRDSQSLLDQVITFANGPLTRASVVEILGLTDRALLFETLNALIDRNSQAVLKVIEKIAAAGFEPHLYSQDLLEMIRNLLLIKVSEAQASQILEMPDSELQALSEMAQRLPEEDIHMLFDMALKGGSDIPRAQDPRIVLEVTLLRMASAPKLVDLKTLLQGGAIPSHSAGGARPYVPPVSLPVKGHDRIEESQKVLDGPTGLEAMKAALNKASSAASSLKSNPAPAAKPAATAPAAPVPAAQPTPVVESKPKIASGSTSKERWVNFVELLRQDDALFAAKVENLLFVKEEGKLISLGVPVKLAFLKDQMADAQVRKKLQGFIDSYWGAGYSFEVLMSRDQVGESAQAIQQKKVQMAEEDLRNKIIENPMVKAAQTVFKGQIKSIVELNKRGH from the coding sequence TTGTCTTATCAGGTGATTGCACGCAAATGGCGTCCCCAATCATTTACCGACGTTGTCGGGCAAAATCATATTACCCAAACACTTTCCAATGCTCTTAAAAACGGTCGCTTGCCTCACGCCCTGCTTTTCACAGGTCCGCGTGGTACAGGAAAAACTTCTTCTGCCCGTATCCTTGCCAAAGCTCTTCGCTGTCCGAATGCCCAGAACTTTGTTCCGTGCAATGACTGCTATTCGTGCAACGAGATCGCGGGCGGTTCCAGCATTGACGTGATCGAGATCGATGGAGCTTCCAACAACGGTGTGGATGCGATCCGTGAACTTCGCGACACTGTGGCTTTCATGCCTTCCAGTGGAAAATACAAAATCTATATCATCGACGAAGTGCACATGCTTTCCACCAGCGCCTTCAACGCCCTGTTGAAGACATTGGAAGAGCCGCCGGCTCACGTGGTGTTCATCATGGCCACCACCGAAGTGCACAAGATCCCGCAGACGATTCTGTCCCGCTGTCAGCGTTTTGATTTCCGCCGTATCTCCACCCGCTCTATCACCGAACGCCTGAAACTGATCTGTGATCGCGAAGGCGTGACGGCGGATGATGAGGCTTTGTGGGTGGTGGCTCGTCAAGGTGACGGATCCATGCGTGACTCGCAAAGTTTGCTGGATCAGGTGATCACTTTTGCCAACGGTCCTTTAACCCGCGCCAGTGTGGTTGAAATCCTGGGTCTGACGGACCGGGCTTTGCTTTTTGAAACTTTGAACGCCCTGATTGATCGCAACTCTCAGGCGGTTTTGAAAGTGATTGAGAAAATCGCTGCGGCCGGTTTTGAGCCGCACTTGTATTCTCAGGATCTTTTGGAAATGATCCGCAACCTGCTTCTGATCAAAGTATCTGAAGCCCAAGCCAGTCAGATTCTGGAAATGCCGGACTCTGAACTGCAGGCTTTGAGCGAAATGGCTCAGCGTCTGCCGGAAGAAGACATTCACATGCTCTTCGACATGGCTTTGAAGGGGGGCTCGGACATTCCGCGCGCCCAGGACCCTCGCATTGTACTTGAAGTGACTTTGCTGCGCATGGCTTCTGCTCCCAAACTTGTGGATCTGAAGACTTTGTTGCAAGGCGGAGCTATCCCCTCTCACAGCGCAGGTGGGGCCAGGCCCTACGTTCCGCCGGTAAGCCTTCCCGTAAAAGGACATGATCGCATCGAAGAATCCCAGAAGGTTCTGGATGGACCGACCGGTCTTGAGGCGATGAAGGCAGCACTGAACAAAGCTTCTTCCGCGGCCTCTTCCCTGAAATCAAATCCCGCACCAGCGGCAAAGCCTGCGGCGACCGCACCGGCCGCTCCGGTTCCGGCAGCTCAACCAACTCCGGTTGTTGAAAGCAAACCGAAAATTGCCTCTGGTTCCACCTCTAAAGAGCGCTGGGTGAACTTTGTTGAACTGCTTCGTCAGGACGACGCTTTGTTTGCAGCGAAAGTGGAAAATTTACTGTTTGTTAAGGAAGAGGGAAAGCTGATCAGCCTTGGCGTTCCTGTGAAATTGGCCTTTCTGAAAGACCAAATGGCTGACGCCCAAGTGCGCAAAAAACTACAGGGATTTATTGATTCGTACTGGGGTGCTGGGTATTCTTTTGAAGTATTGATGAGTCGTGATCAGGTCGGCGAATCCGCCCAAGCCATCCAGCAGAAAAAAGTGCAGATGGCCGAAGAGGATCTGCGCAACAAGATCATTGAAAACCCGATGGTTAAAGCCGCTCAAACCGTGTTCAAGGGACAGATCAAGTCCATCGTTGAACTGAACAAGCGCGGCCACTAA
- a CDS encoding YbaB/EbfC family nucleoid-associated protein, which translates to MKGMPGGMAQLMKQANQMQMKMKKAQEELAKVEYEATSGGGAVKVKVNGDHLITALTIDPEVLKAGDVEMLQDMILSATNEAVKTARDTSAKEMEKITGGLNIPGMF; encoded by the coding sequence ATGAAGGGTATGCCCGGCGGAATGGCCCAGCTGATGAAGCAAGCCAACCAAATGCAGATGAAAATGAAGAAAGCCCAGGAAGAACTTGCAAAAGTTGAGTACGAAGCAACTTCCGGTGGCGGCGCTGTAAAAGTAAAAGTGAACGGCGACCACTTGATCACGGCATTGACCATCGACCCTGAAGTTTTGAAAGCTGGCGATGTTGAGATGCTTCAGGACATGATCCTGTCTGCAACCAACGAAGCAGTTAAAACAGCCCGTGATACTTCCGCTAAAGAAATGGAAAAAATCACTGGCGGCCTAAATATCCCAGGAATGTTCTAA
- the recR gene encoding recombination mediator RecR — MLHISALEKLVHELSRLPGIGPKTAQRLAYYILRTGNEYPERLSEALLRVKAEVHDCPTCFNYTDTDICRYCEDSHRSDESICVVEEPSDIMRIESSGAFRGRYHVLHGAISPLEGIGPKELKIKELIDRVEDGLSGTGPAIKEIILALDADLEGDTTILYLAKQLQGKGLKLSRIAHGVPIGSDIDFVDDRTMGRALQNRVEL, encoded by the coding sequence GTGTTACATATTTCTGCCCTTGAAAAATTAGTCCACGAGTTGAGCCGTCTGCCTGGTATCGGGCCGAAGACTGCTCAGCGTCTGGCTTATTACATTCTGCGCACCGGGAACGAATACCCGGAGCGTTTGAGTGAGGCGCTTTTGCGCGTCAAGGCTGAAGTTCACGACTGCCCAACCTGCTTCAACTACACCGACACGGATATCTGCCGCTATTGTGAGGATTCTCACCGTTCGGATGAATCCATCTGTGTGGTTGAAGAACCCTCCGACATCATGAGAATTGAATCTTCGGGCGCATTCCGTGGCCGCTACCATGTTTTGCATGGGGCGATTTCCCCACTGGAAGGCATCGGTCCCAAAGAATTGAAAATCAAAGAGCTGATCGACCGTGTTGAAGACGGTTTGAGCGGCACAGGTCCTGCGATCAAGGAAATCATCCTTGCATTGGATGCAGACCTTGAGGGCGACACCACCATTTTGTACCTGGCAAAGCAGCTGCAGGGCAAAGGCTTGAAACTTTCTCGCATTGCCCATGGAGTTCCTATTGGCAGCGACATCGATTTCGTAGATGATAGAACGATGGGTCGCGCCCTGCAAAACCGCGTGGAGCTGTAA
- the mglA gene encoding GTPase MglA, which yields MSFINYNAKEIHCKVVYYGPSLGGKTTNIQWVYQKTAEDQKSKLVALNTDIERTLFFDFLPLNVGDIRGFKTRFHLYTVPGQVVYDASRKLILKGLDGVIFVADSQIERMDENLESLRNLERNLEQQGYDIREIPLIMQYNKRDLPNVASLAELRSALNPYNAPEIEGCASEGRGVFESLKTVSKSIINVLKGGTTL from the coding sequence ATGTCCTTTATTAACTACAATGCCAAAGAAATTCACTGCAAAGTCGTGTACTACGGCCCCTCCCTGGGCGGTAAAACCACGAACATCCAGTGGGTTTACCAAAAAACAGCGGAGGACCAAAAATCCAAGCTGGTGGCATTGAATACGGACATCGAGCGCACCCTGTTCTTTGACTTCCTGCCATTGAACGTCGGCGACATCCGTGGTTTTAAAACCCGCTTCCACCTGTACACCGTTCCAGGTCAGGTTGTTTACGATGCTTCCCGCAAGCTGATCCTGAAAGGATTGGATGGTGTGATATTCGTGGCGGACTCCCAAATTGAACGTATGGATGAAAACTTAGAGTCCCTGCGCAATCTGGAAAGAAATCTGGAACAACAAGGCTACGACATCCGGGAAATCCCGCTGATCATGCAGTACAACAAGCGTGATTTGCCGAACGTGGCGTCCCTGGCAGAGCTTAGAAGTGCTCTGAACCCTTATAACGCCCCTGAAATCGAGGGCTGCGCTTCTGAAGGCCGTGGCGTCTTTGAATCGCTTAAAACCGTTTCCAAATCCATTATCAACGTTCTAAAAGGCGGAACGACTCTGTAA
- the nadA gene encoding quinolinate synthase NadA: protein MSYDIAADIQRLKKEKNAVILAHYYEDGDIQDIADYVGDSFYLAKMGQQVQQDTILLAGVVFMAESVKILNPTKTVLVPDMEASCSLVKGAPYDQYLAWRRQHPDGIAVTYINSSAEVKSISDVIITSSNAQQIVESIPKDRKILFGPDQHLGRWLMKKLNREFVLWPGACEVHVLFNARKLHELIAQHPDAVVIAHPECDESVLQYASVAGSTSRLLEEVQKNPAKKFIVATETGIFHQMQKLRPDVTLIQAPVLDAGCSCNNCPYMKMNNMEKIKHALETFQPQVGLDEALRLKAKVSLDRMMDITSGKPVSWPAEFTV, encoded by the coding sequence ATGTCTTATGATATTGCTGCTGATATTCAGCGCCTGAAAAAAGAAAAAAACGCCGTCATTCTGGCTCACTATTATGAAGATGGTGATATCCAGGATATCGCCGACTATGTCGGTGACAGCTTCTATCTGGCGAAGATGGGCCAACAGGTACAGCAAGACACCATCCTGCTGGCCGGTGTTGTGTTCATGGCTGAAAGCGTGAAGATCCTAAATCCCACCAAAACAGTTTTGGTTCCGGACATGGAAGCCAGCTGTTCTCTTGTCAAAGGCGCGCCTTACGATCAGTACCTGGCGTGGCGCCGCCAGCACCCGGACGGGATTGCGGTGACCTACATTAATTCCAGCGCGGAAGTGAAATCCATTTCTGATGTGATCATCACTTCTTCCAATGCTCAGCAGATCGTTGAATCCATTCCGAAAGACCGCAAGATCTTGTTCGGACCGGATCAGCACCTGGGTCGCTGGTTGATGAAAAAACTAAATCGTGAATTTGTCCTGTGGCCAGGGGCGTGCGAAGTGCACGTGCTGTTCAATGCCCGCAAACTTCACGAACTGATCGCCCAACACCCGGATGCGGTGGTGATTGCGCACCCTGAGTGCGATGAATCCGTGTTGCAGTATGCTTCTGTGGCAGGCTCCACTTCCCGTTTGCTGGAAGAGGTTCAGAAAAACCCGGCGAAGAAATTCATCGTGGCCACTGAAACTGGTATTTTCCACCAGATGCAAAAACTTCGTCCGGACGTGACGCTGATTCAAGCGCCGGTTCTGGATGCCGGTTGTTCTTGCAACAACTGCCCGTACATGAAGATGAACAACATGGAAAAGATCAAACACGCTTTGGAAACATTCCAGCCGCAAGTGGGCCTGGATGAGGCATTGCGCCTGAAAGCCAAGGTGTCTTTGGATCGCATGATGGACATCACCAGCGGCAAACCTGTCAGCTGGCCTGCGGAATTCACGGTTTAA
- a CDS encoding 4'-phosphopantetheinyl transferase superfamily protein gives MDSLVVSEKLTESARKLLQSPGLQIHARPEWGSHNPAHRDLIRAEIQKLLPENWHSSTSHTEGLGVIILSASPIGVDVEVTERVTDKTVARVSSQEELAAAPSAAALWCAKEACFKALRSYDQPSVISKISIGAWENIDSHTETFCLLNPEAFNSSSENRGVVMKISTWSLAFFIFPS, from the coding sequence ATGGACTCTTTGGTTGTATCTGAAAAACTGACAGAGTCCGCGCGAAAGCTTCTTCAGTCTCCGGGTTTGCAAATTCATGCCCGCCCGGAATGGGGAAGCCACAATCCCGCACATCGCGACCTGATCCGTGCGGAAATTCAAAAACTGCTTCCTGAAAACTGGCACTCTTCCACTTCCCACACGGAAGGCTTGGGTGTCATCATTCTTTCGGCTTCGCCAATTGGTGTGGATGTCGAAGTCACCGAGCGTGTGACTGACAAAACCGTGGCCCGCGTGTCGTCACAAGAAGAACTGGCGGCGGCCCCGAGTGCGGCGGCCTTGTGGTGTGCGAAAGAGGCGTGTTTTAAGGCGCTTCGTTCGTATGATCAGCCGTCGGTGATCTCTAAAATTTCTATAGGGGCGTGGGAAAATATAGATTCTCATACTGAGACATTCTGTCTTTTAAACCCTGAAGCGTTTAATTCCTCCTCTGAAAACAGGGGTGTCGTGATGAAAATTTCCACCTGGAGTTTGGCCTTTTTTATTTTTCCCTCTTAA
- a CDS encoding M48 family metalloprotease produces MKLWLFTLTFLAVLVPSHVAVQRVLCPALLPVNASASVIEGLSEDQLNQLLALFQKSYPDIDFQSSWYNDTINAQALRFDESKLIIVYGGLVRESTTTPDSLALMICHEVGHHKGGAPYFRDADGRDTWASAEGAADYYSIRGCFTRIASMMKTPAARLSERDEALLEQTCANSAKPTVCRRALQSGALMAKLQWNVFPNNQPVPALDAEDSNVPATTLLGYPSPQCRLDTFRASALLQERPSCWYRPL; encoded by the coding sequence ATGAAACTTTGGCTGTTCACCCTGACATTCCTGGCAGTGCTGGTTCCGTCCCACGTGGCGGTTCAGCGCGTGTTGTGCCCGGCTCTTTTGCCGGTCAATGCCAGCGCCTCTGTCATCGAAGGACTTTCCGAAGATCAGCTGAACCAGCTGCTGGCGCTTTTCCAAAAGTCTTATCCCGATATCGATTTTCAATCCAGTTGGTACAACGACACCATCAATGCCCAGGCTTTGCGTTTTGACGAGTCAAAACTGATCATCGTCTATGGCGGTTTGGTGCGTGAATCCACCACCACGCCTGACAGCTTGGCGTTGATGATCTGCCATGAGGTCGGTCACCACAAAGGGGGTGCGCCTTATTTCAGAGATGCCGATGGCCGGGACACCTGGGCTTCGGCTGAAGGCGCTGCGGATTATTATTCCATTCGTGGCTGCTTCACGCGCATTGCTTCGATGATGAAGACCCCGGCAGCGCGCCTGTCGGAACGCGATGAAGCCTTGCTGGAACAAACCTGTGCTAATTCCGCAAAGCCCACCGTGTGCCGTCGCGCCTTGCAGTCCGGCGCCCTGATGGCGAAATTGCAGTGGAATGTCTTTCCCAACAATCAGCCCGTTCCCGCTCTGGATGCCGAAGACAGCAATGTTCCGGCGACCACCTTGCTGGGATATCCAAGCCCGCAATGCCGCTTGGATACTTTCCGCGCCAGCGCTTTGCTGCAAGAACGCCCGTCTTGCTGGTACCGCCCTCTTTAA
- a CDS encoding L,D-transpeptidase has translation MNRLLTVFGVLLVATLASFNVFAQSRSELERRMMVEDSYEAPRGRLFNEQAYLRGETYLNQYTNVIVINKAASGSQAQTLRLYTNRQLMLSTYVSTGREDLEYISAVRGVVNKIFKGATSSHWRHTTRGFYTIKRVHGYNYRSGESKFHMPFAMFFNETRGLAVHQVPPDLSGGEAAGEAMLGKRASSGCVRVHKNQIQTIHRAVTAADRGIVPVLDTRTGQPKYDQNGKVRYEKGYKTIVIVEEY, from the coding sequence ATGAATCGTCTGCTGACTGTCTTTGGTGTTTTGCTGGTTGCGACTTTGGCATCCTTTAATGTATTTGCTCAATCCCGCTCTGAACTTGAGCGCCGTATGATGGTAGAGGACTCTTACGAAGCTCCTCGTGGTCGTCTGTTCAATGAGCAGGCTTACCTGCGCGGCGAAACTTACCTGAACCAGTACACAAACGTGATTGTGATCAATAAAGCGGCTTCCGGTTCCCAGGCTCAGACTTTGCGCCTGTACACGAACCGTCAGTTGATGCTTTCCACATATGTTTCCACGGGCCGTGAAGACCTTGAATACATCAGCGCAGTTCGTGGCGTTGTAAACAAGATCTTCAAAGGGGCGACGTCCTCTCACTGGAGACACACGACTCGTGGTTTCTACACCATCAAACGTGTTCACGGTTACAACTACCGTTCTGGCGAATCCAAGTTCCACATGCCATTTGCGATGTTCTTCAATGAAACCCGCGGTTTGGCAGTTCACCAGGTGCCACCGGATCTTTCCGGTGGTGAAGCGGCGGGCGAAGCGATGCTGGGTAAACGCGCTTCCTCTGGTTGTGTTCGCGTTCATAAAAACCAGATTCAAACCATCCATCGTGCTGTGACTGCAGCGGACCGTGGCATTGTTCCAGTGCTGGATACTCGCACTGGTCAGCCTAAGTACGACCAGAACGGCAAAGTTCGTTACGAAAAGGGTTACAAAACAATCGTTATCGTAGAGGAATATTAA
- a CDS encoding winged helix-turn-helix domain-containing protein — protein MSPTDRAFELGKLYYDRGEFTPAVDNLQEATKAFFAEKNFSQYLKCINLLLRIFAEREQFEEVNLTKEKLQDLVLKEGFELNSKTYYTLAVCASYKGQIDTAMDYLQKALAIALASDNKEDICHAIFGLAMVYSHPSSARYSDALKEIYNLQVFFQVYQMPDLQASSLFLNADILKQMKKYDEAIEVLWKAYDIVRETRNVVMSNYLMGALADTYFEIGDKDMARTYITLAQRSVDTENHKRLARMVKNLAEKIGGETQSNFDLIFDEANHSVIEKKLGRIDFKNQFILLDLLRLFVQNQGQIYSKEFLVENVWKQPYDPAIHDNKIYVTIKRLRKLIEPDYEKPKYIFRAKNGYYMNKAARVHFEH, from the coding sequence ATGAGCCCTACTGATCGTGCTTTCGAGCTCGGCAAGCTTTATTACGACCGGGGAGAGTTCACGCCTGCCGTGGACAATCTTCAGGAAGCGACCAAAGCTTTCTTTGCCGAGAAGAATTTCTCTCAATACTTGAAGTGCATCAATTTGCTTCTGCGTATCTTTGCAGAGCGTGAGCAATTTGAAGAAGTAAATCTGACAAAAGAAAAACTCCAGGATTTGGTTCTGAAAGAGGGCTTCGAACTGAATTCCAAAACGTACTACACGCTCGCGGTGTGTGCGTCTTACAAAGGTCAAATCGACACAGCCATGGACTATCTCCAAAAGGCTCTGGCTATCGCACTTGCTTCTGACAACAAGGAAGACATCTGTCACGCCATCTTCGGTCTTGCGATGGTGTACTCGCATCCGTCTTCCGCTCGCTATTCTGATGCTTTGAAAGAGATCTACAATCTTCAGGTCTTCTTCCAGGTTTATCAGATGCCGGATCTGCAGGCGTCCTCTCTGTTCCTGAACGCCGACATCCTGAAACAGATGAAAAAGTACGACGAAGCGATCGAGGTTCTGTGGAAGGCCTATGATATCGTTCGTGAAACCCGCAACGTGGTTATGTCCAACTATCTGATGGGCGCTCTGGCGGACACTTACTTTGAAATCGGCGACAAGGACATGGCCCGCACTTACATCACTTTGGCGCAAAGATCTGTGGACACTGAAAACCACAAACGTCTGGCGCGCATGGTGAAAAACCTGGCGGAAAAAATCGGTGGCGAAACCCAGAGCAACTTCGACCTTATCTTTGATGAGGCAAACCACTCTGTGATCGAAAAGAAGCTGGGTCGCATTGATTTTAAAAACCAGTTCATATTATTGGATCTTCTGCGTCTGTTCGTTCAGAACCAGGGTCAGATTTATTCCAAAGAATTCCTGGTTGAGAATGTTTGGAAGCAGCCTTATGATCCTGCCATCCACGACAATAAGATTTACGTGACCATCAAACGTCTGCGTAAACTGATTGAACCGGATTACGAAAAACCTAAATATATCTTTAGAGCCAAAAACGGATATTACATGAATAAAGCGGCTCGAGTTCATTTCGAGCACTAA
- a CDS encoding YheU family protein translates to MNENNPENAAPIEIPKEVLSEQALRGVIDNFIQREGTDYGVSEISYETKMQQVQKQIDKGHVRIVFDPNTESVSLMPEQEWKKFQKR, encoded by the coding sequence ATGAACGAGAACAACCCGGAAAACGCCGCCCCTATTGAAATCCCCAAGGAAGTCTTGTCTGAGCAGGCCCTAAGGGGAGTGATCGACAACTTCATTCAGCGCGAGGGCACCGACTACGGCGTCAGTGAAATCTCTTACGAAACGAAGATGCAGCAGGTGCAAAAGCAGATCGATAAAGGTCACGTGCGCATTGTTTTTGATCCGAATACTGAAAGTGTCAGTCTGATGCCCGAACAGGAGTGGAAGAAGTTCCAGAAGCGCTGA
- a CDS encoding SUMF1/EgtB/PvdO family nonheme iron enzyme, whose translation MKNLPRIILCLSLTTALSACSGGFSGKKSGQDDQASENPPQSSPTQPPSQSPGQGQTPTPSPEPVPAPAPEEPAPTPEPSPAPTPEEPTPAPAPAPEPAPAPAPQPAPEPAPVPAPTPDPTPAPVPTPTPEPSPAPAPEPSPAPAPQPTPDPAPAPTPAPEPAPEPTPAPTPTPVPVPEPAPVPEPVPTPVSGCPENYELVAANSTVKTEAFCIAKFEMKKVGGKAVSTAANKPWLATKAAAIDACAALGAGYRLPTNSEWNAAALEIYYNQENWIDKNKKDTLYTGYYSGWSEPVEVKDPTNPYDSTGKTSGSERRTFVLASGKVIWDFGGNAWEWVSDTIYGNSYNPDLSSFYGRQYHNNNWDVKPGSKALFDFTGLADAGKKDTSMGNLFGGSSGKVIRGGALCMHSKGTTGIFTANIGDITADEMQAPASWNLKINNIGFRCVTKPQ comes from the coding sequence ATGAAGAACCTGCCACGGATTATTTTGTGTTTGAGTCTGACGACTGCTCTTTCTGCGTGTTCAGGGGGCTTTAGCGGAAAGAAGTCAGGACAGGATGATCAGGCTTCAGAAAACCCTCCACAGTCAAGCCCGACGCAGCCGCCAAGTCAGTCTCCAGGTCAGGGACAAACGCCAACACCAAGCCCAGAGCCGGTTCCAGCACCTGCGCCGGAAGAACCGGCTCCGACTCCAGAACCATCGCCAGCTCCAACTCCGGAAGAGCCTACTCCTGCGCCCGCGCCAGCACCGGAACCTGCGCCTGCACCAGCGCCGCAGCCAGCCCCAGAACCCGCTCCTGTTCCGGCTCCTACGCCGGATCCAACGCCTGCTCCAGTTCCAACTCCAACTCCGGAGCCTTCGCCAGCCCCTGCGCCGGAACCAAGCCCTGCGCCCGCTCCGCAACCGACTCCGGATCCTGCTCCTGCGCCGACCCCGGCTCCAGAACCAGCACCAGAGCCAACTCCAGCTCCGACTCCGACTCCGGTGCCTGTGCCAGAACCTGCGCCCGTTCCTGAACCTGTGCCGACGCCAGTCAGTGGTTGTCCAGAGAACTATGAACTTGTCGCGGCTAACAGCACAGTGAAAACCGAGGCGTTCTGTATTGCGAAATTTGAAATGAAAAAAGTGGGCGGAAAAGCTGTTTCGACGGCCGCGAACAAACCTTGGCTAGCGACGAAAGCCGCGGCCATCGACGCGTGTGCCGCTCTGGGGGCGGGTTACCGCCTGCCAACAAATTCCGAATGGAATGCGGCAGCCCTGGAAATTTACTACAACCAGGAAAACTGGATCGACAAAAACAAGAAGGACACTTTGTACACCGGATACTATTCCGGCTGGAGTGAGCCCGTGGAAGTCAAAGACCCCACCAACCCTTACGACAGCACCGGCAAAACCAGCGGCAGCGAGCGCCGAACCTTCGTTCTTGCCAGTGGCAAAGTGATCTGGGACTTTGGCGGTAACGCCTGGGAATGGGTTAGCGACACCATCTATGGCAATTCGTACAACCCGGATCTTTCAAGTTTCTATGGACGCCAGTATCACAACAATAATTGGGATGTGAAACCGGGCTCCAAAGCGCTGTTTGATTTCACCGGCCTTGCAGACGCCGGCAAGAAAGACACCTCCATGGGGAACCTGTTCGGAGGCAGCTCTGGCAAAGTGATCCGTGGGGGCGCGCTTTGCATGCACTCCAAAGGCACGACGGGAATTTTCACAGCCAATATCGGGGACATCACCGCCGATGAAATGCAGGCCCCAGCCTCGTGGAATCTGAAGATCAACAACATCGGCTTTAGATGTGTGACGAAGCCCCAGTAA